A window from Pseudonocardia cypriaca encodes these proteins:
- a CDS encoding aldo/keto reductase: protein MPDRVPPLGRLGFGGANLGNLFTAMSDEQAHGVLEAAWECGIRYFDTAPHYGLGLSERRLGAFLATKPRDEFVISTKVGRRLEPSPETSDGLDEEGGFVVPADPRRVWDPSPGGVRRSLDESLERLGLDHVDVLFLHDPDEYPDMEASVASAVPALVALREEGLVRAVGIGSKSVPAHLAGVRTGDLDLLMVAGRYTLLEQPAAPELIPECRERGIGIVVAGAFNSGLLATSTPGPGARYEYGDAPAEVVEKAQRLAMVCGKHGVELPAAALQFPLREPVVRSVVLGATEPEHVRQNVQRVAEELPDRLWEELAEEGFLS from the coding sequence ATGCCTGACCGCGTGCCCCCGTTGGGGAGGCTCGGCTTCGGCGGCGCCAACCTCGGCAACCTCTTCACGGCCATGTCCGACGAGCAGGCGCACGGTGTGCTGGAGGCGGCCTGGGAGTGCGGCATCCGCTACTTCGACACGGCGCCGCACTACGGGCTGGGGCTTTCCGAGCGCAGGCTCGGCGCCTTCCTCGCCACCAAGCCGCGGGACGAGTTCGTCATCTCCACCAAGGTCGGCAGGCGGCTGGAGCCGAGCCCGGAAACATCAGATGGGTTGGACGAGGAAGGCGGCTTCGTCGTGCCGGCCGACCCGCGCCGGGTGTGGGACCCCTCGCCCGGCGGCGTGCGGCGCAGCCTCGACGAGTCGCTGGAGCGGCTCGGCCTCGACCACGTCGACGTGCTGTTCCTGCACGATCCCGACGAGTACCCCGACATGGAGGCGTCCGTCGCGAGCGCCGTGCCCGCCCTCGTCGCGCTGCGCGAGGAGGGCCTCGTGCGCGCGGTGGGCATCGGGTCCAAGTCGGTGCCCGCCCACCTGGCAGGCGTGCGCACGGGCGACCTCGACCTGCTCATGGTCGCCGGCCGGTACACGCTGCTCGAGCAGCCGGCCGCACCCGAGCTGATCCCGGAGTGCCGGGAGCGCGGCATCGGGATCGTCGTCGCCGGCGCGTTCAACTCCGGGCTGCTCGCCACGTCCACGCCCGGCCCCGGAGCCCGCTACGAGTACGGCGACGCGCCCGCCGAGGTCGTCGAGAAGGCGCAGCGGCTCGCGATGGTGTGCGGGAAGCACGGCGTGGAGCTCCCGGCCGCCGCGCTGCAGTTCCCGCTGCGCGAGCCGGTGGTCCGCTCGGTCGTGCTCGGCGCCACGGAGCCGGAGCACGTGCGCCAGAACGTGCAGCGGGTCGCCGAGGAGCTGCCCGACCGGCTGTGGGAGGAACTCGCCGAAGAGGGGTTCCTGTCGTGA
- a CDS encoding fumarylacetoacetate hydrolase family protein has protein sequence MKLARLGPAGAEIPALVTDTGTYDLRGLARDIDGGFFARDGVAEVRAAAEAGSLPVLEGAADLRTGSPIARPGAVICIGMNYAAHAAESGAAPPEHPVVFFKTPNTVGGPNDDVAMPRSEHAKVDWEVELGLVIGSTAAYLESPEQSLAHVAGFVVADDLSERYAQIEVSGGQWSKGKCAPGFCPTGPWLVTPDEVDHGNLRLRSWVNGEPRQDSTTKDMIFDVGFLVWHLSQFMTLEPGDLVITGTPQGVALSGRFPFLKAGDVVEIEIEGLGRQRHTMVEGR, from the coding sequence ATGAAGCTCGCTCGCCTCGGACCAGCCGGAGCCGAGATCCCGGCACTCGTCACCGACACCGGCACCTACGACCTGCGCGGGCTCGCCCGCGACATCGACGGCGGCTTCTTCGCCAGGGATGGCGTGGCCGAGGTGCGCGCGGCCGCCGAGGCGGGATCGCTCCCCGTGCTGGAGGGCGCGGCGGACCTGCGCACCGGGTCGCCGATCGCCCGCCCGGGCGCGGTGATCTGCATCGGGATGAACTACGCGGCGCACGCCGCCGAGTCCGGGGCGGCGCCGCCGGAGCACCCGGTGGTCTTCTTCAAGACGCCGAACACCGTCGGCGGCCCGAACGACGACGTCGCCATGCCGCGCAGCGAGCACGCCAAGGTCGACTGGGAGGTCGAGCTCGGCCTCGTGATCGGCAGCACCGCGGCGTACCTCGAGTCCCCCGAGCAGAGCCTCGCCCACGTGGCCGGCTTCGTCGTGGCCGACGACCTGTCGGAGCGCTACGCCCAGATCGAGGTCTCGGGCGGCCAGTGGAGCAAGGGCAAGTGCGCGCCCGGTTTCTGCCCGACCGGGCCGTGGCTGGTCACGCCGGACGAGGTGGACCACGGCAACCTGCGCCTGCGCAGCTGGGTGAACGGCGAGCCGCGCCAGGACTCCACCACCAAGGACATGATCTTCGACGTCGGGTTCCTCGTCTGGCACCTCTCCCAGTTCATGACGCTCGAACCGGGCGACCTGGTGATCACGGGCACCCCGCAGGGCGTCGCCCTGTCCGGGCGCTTCCCGTTCCTGAAGGCAGGCGACGTGGTCGAGATCGAGATCGAGGGGCTCGGTCGCCAGCGCCACACCATGGTGGAGGGCCGCTGA
- a CDS encoding L-fuconate dehydratase, whose translation MSRITALETADVRFPTSLQLDGSDAMNPDPDYSAAYVRIVTDAGDSGHGFVFTIGRGNDVQVAAIEALSGHLVGRDVEPLLAAMGDTWRELVHDSQLRWLGPEKGVMHMAIGAVVNALWDLRAKREGRPLWQVLAAMTPEQLVDLVDFRYLTDALTPEEALRILRAAEPGRAEREARLLEEGYPAYTTTPGWLGYDDEKLARLSREAVEEGFDQIKLKVGGDLEDDVRRLRIAREVVGPDIRIAVDANQRWDVADAIAWIKELARFDLAWVEEPTSPDDVLGHAAIARGIAPIPVATGEHMANRVLAKQFLAHDALQVLQIDATRVAGVNENVAMLLLAAKFGVPVCPHAGGVGLCEAVQHLAMFDYVAVSGTLDGRMIEFVDHLHEHFVTPVQVTGGRYRTPTEPGAGTEMHAASLAGYTVTSDA comes from the coding sequence GTGAGCCGCATCACCGCTTTGGAGACCGCGGACGTGCGGTTCCCCACTTCGCTCCAGCTCGACGGCTCGGATGCGATGAACCCCGACCCCGACTACTCGGCGGCCTACGTCCGGATCGTTACGGATGCCGGCGACTCCGGCCACGGGTTCGTCTTCACCATCGGCCGGGGCAACGACGTGCAGGTCGCCGCGATCGAGGCCCTCTCCGGTCACCTCGTCGGCAGGGACGTCGAGCCGCTGCTCGCCGCGATGGGCGACACGTGGCGCGAGCTGGTGCACGACTCGCAGCTGCGCTGGCTGGGCCCGGAGAAGGGCGTCATGCACATGGCGATCGGCGCGGTCGTCAACGCGCTGTGGGACCTGCGTGCCAAGCGGGAGGGCCGGCCGCTGTGGCAGGTGCTGGCCGCGATGACCCCCGAGCAGCTCGTCGACCTCGTCGACTTCCGCTACCTCACCGACGCGCTCACCCCCGAGGAGGCGCTGCGGATCCTGCGCGCCGCAGAGCCGGGCCGCGCCGAGCGGGAGGCGCGGCTGCTGGAGGAGGGCTACCCCGCCTACACGACGACCCCCGGCTGGCTCGGCTACGACGACGAGAAGCTCGCGCGCCTGTCCCGCGAGGCCGTCGAGGAGGGGTTCGACCAGATCAAGCTCAAGGTCGGCGGCGACCTCGAGGACGACGTGCGGCGGCTGCGGATCGCCCGCGAGGTGGTGGGGCCGGACATCCGGATCGCGGTGGACGCCAACCAGCGCTGGGACGTCGCGGACGCGATCGCGTGGATCAAGGAGCTGGCGCGCTTCGACCTCGCGTGGGTGGAGGAGCCTACCAGCCCCGACGACGTGCTCGGCCACGCGGCCATCGCCCGCGGCATCGCGCCGATCCCGGTGGCGACCGGGGAGCACATGGCCAACCGGGTGCTCGCCAAGCAGTTCCTCGCCCACGACGCGCTGCAGGTGCTCCAGATCGACGCCACGCGCGTGGCAGGCGTCAACGAGAACGTGGCGATGCTGCTGCTCGCGGCGAAGTTCGGGGTGCCGGTCTGCCCGCACGCCGGTGGGGTGGGGCTCTGCGAGGCCGTGCAGCACCTGGCGATGTTCGACTACGTCGCCGTGTCCGGCACGCTCGACGGGCGCATGATCGAGTTCGTGGACCACCTCCACGAGCACTTCGTCACGCCGGTCCAGGTGACGGGCGGCCGGTACCGGACCCCCACCGAGCCCGGTGCCGGTACCGAGATGCACGCCGCCTCGCTGGCCGGGTACACGGTGACCAGCGATGCCTGA